The following proteins come from a genomic window of Euwallacea similis isolate ESF13 unplaced genomic scaffold, ESF131.1 scaffold_38, whole genome shotgun sequence:
- the LOC136418856 gene encoding LOW QUALITY PROTEIN: matrix metalloproteinase-18-like (The sequence of the model RefSeq protein was modified relative to this genomic sequence to represent the inferred CDS: deleted 1 base in 1 codon; substituted 1 base at 1 genomic stop codon), with protein MEENFFTDISESDAIATFQDCYHLNVDGELNKETMEIMEQLRCGMSDLEKPLDFSIGQNKWYKKKITWHVHHSYPSNTVKEIIEKAFDVWAQVTDLEFENNIKHPDIFISFYSYNHSMIYRCLNGYCKSVFDEFGGALAHAFPRTKNNACTEIHIDKSEKLYFGLDNNVPQDQMSLLWILIHQIGHVLGLGHSVRKISIMYPIYKSNMKLDADDITAVQYMYGQKKDIYRTTTTTLRPSTKSEANWTKSYVRNEKKNDSLDICDANPEELLFLVMHNNLYILHFNNIWIMNLETKKMIANSISIYSVFPFLPTFQRITAAYXRPTEELVLIINDTMYVINDKNYQLLKEVSISTIALPFTGKKILGAVNTYTGKTIYFFEENYYCIINECNFNVERYGYTSKDFNGIPSLIDSVFRYTNGLIYFFQKNNYFQYNKFSNTLVNFGKRNLNIFGISCPNLTFYQQLKLILTQLTNAAKNSFLRKY; from the exons atggaagaaaatttttttacagatatATCTGAATCAGATGCTATAGCAACATTTCAAGATTGTTATCACTTAAATGTTGATGGAGAATTGAATAAAGAAACTATGGAAATTATGGAGCAACTACGTTGTGGTATGTCTGATTTAGAAAAACCCTTAGACTTTTCCATTGGTCAAAATAAGTggtataagaaaaaaataacttggCATGTTCATCATAGTTATCCATCAAATACcgtaaaagaaattattgagAAGGCTTTCGACGTTTGGGCTCAAGTTACCGATTTGGAGTTTGAAAACAACATAAAACATCCTGACATatttatatcattttattcCTACAACCACTCTATGATTTATAGATGTCTAAACGGATATTGTAAATCTGTATTTGATGAATTTGGAGGAGCATTAGCACATGCATTCCCTCgtacaaaaaataatgcttGCACTGAGATTCACATAGATAAATCGGAGAAATTATACTTTGGATTAGATAATAATGTACCTCAGGATCAAATGAGTCTGTTGTGGATTTTGATTCACCAAATAGGTCACGTTTTAGGTTTGGGTCACTCA GTGCGAAAAATCTCTATTATGTATCCTATATATAAAAGTAATATGAAATTAGATGCAGATGACATTACTGCTGTTCAATATATGTATGGACAAAAAAAGGACATTTATAGAACTACAACCACAACATTAAGACCTTCCACTAAATCTGAGGCGAATTGGACAAAGTCTTATgtcagaaatgaaaaaaaaaatgattcacTTGATATATGTGATGCAAACCCTGAGGAATTACTGTTTTTAGTAATGCATAACAACCTATATATTCTccatttcaataatatatggataatgaatttagaaacgaaaaaaatgattgCCAATAGTATATCAATTTATTCtgtatttccatttttaccTACATTTCAACGAATCACAGCTGCATATTAACGACCCACTGAAGAACTTGTGCTAATTATTAATGACACTATGTATGTtattaatgacaaaaattatcaactgTTGAAGGAAGTCAGTATTTCCACAATTGCATTACCTTTTACTGGGAAGAAAATATTAGGAGCTGTTAATACTTACACTGggaaaactatttatttttttgaagaaaattattattgcataattaatgagtgcaattttaatgttgAGCGCTATGGTTATACATCTAAAGACTTTAATGGTATTCCTTCGCTAATAGATAGTGTATTTCGTTATACTAAcggtttaatatattttttccaaaaaaataattattttcaatataataaGTTCTCAAATACTTTAGTTAACTTTGGAAaacgaaatttgaatatatttggAATAAGCTGTCCAAATCTCACGTTTTATCaacaattgaaattaatacTTACTCAATTAACAAACGCAGCTAAGAAtagttttttaagaaaatattga
- the LOC136418850 gene encoding tigger transposable element-derived protein 1-like — MEKALMIWINDSTKKRIPINEDLIKEKAKQYFNQLKNLELSSSSNCFENLKFPASNGWLTEFLRRHALHNVKIQGEAASADKTAAKNYCQVLAKIIDGSGYCPDQVFDADETGLFWKKMPSRTFIAKSEKTAIGFKAAKDRITLLLCSNASGTRILKPLIINKTLHPRGLKNTNLAELPVHFMANKKAWVTLAIFTTWFNNCFVPEVEKYMMEMGLPFKVLLIVDNAPGHPCLEHPNVQVVFLPPNTISLVQPLDQGIIAIFKKHYVKLTFSFILKKLENDGISLTEVWKKFSILDCINHVTAAIAPLKQHTLNSCWKSIWPECVINRNVTEIKSMLSTEIMALAHINGEGFDTFNENDLVEMIEDETINDSDIISNLTDNAQKHEEPDSMTADKIYAGIQLCNKLEKHFLKIDNNSERSLKFQKELRLCISGYRDVYKQLSKRSLSQKLITDFMVTKNKSIVLS; from the coding sequence ATGGAAAAGGCCCTCATGATTTGGATTAATGATTCAACTAAAAAACGAATCCCAATTAACGAAGatttaattaaggaaaaagcTAAGCAATATTTCAATCAACTGAAGAATTTAGAACTATCTAGTTCCTCAAACTGCTTTGAAAACCTGAAATTTCCTGCAAGCAATGGCTGGTTAACTGAATTTTTAAGAAGGCACGCACTTCACAATGTGAAGATCCAAGGTGAGGCTGCATCCGCCGATAAAACAGCTGCTAAGAATTATTGCCAAGTACTGGCAAAAATCATTGATGGCAGTGGATATTGCCCAGATCAAGTATTTGATGCAGATGAAACTGggttattttggaaaaagatGCCCAGTCGAACATTCATTGCCAAGTCTGAAAAAACTGCAATTGGTTTTAAGGCTGCAAAGGATCGAATTACACTCCTTCTTTGCAGTAATGCATCTGGTACAAGAATATTAAAACCacttattataaataaaactttgcacCCACGTGGtctaaaaaacacaaatttagcTGAACTTCCAGTACATTTTAtggcaaataaaaaagcatGGGTCACATTAGCTATTTTTACAACATGGTTCAATAATTGCTTCGTACCagaagttgaaaaatatatgatgGAGATGGGTCTTCCTTTTAAAGTGCTACTAATTGTTGACAATGCACCCGGCCATCCTTGTTTAGAACATCCTAATGTACAAGTAGTGTTCTTACCACCCAATACGATTAGTCTTGTACAACCATTGGATCAGGGCATAATAgcaatatttaagaaacattaTGTGAAATTAACTTTCagcttcattttgaaaaaactagaAAACGATGGAATAAGCCTGACTGAAGTTTGGAAAAAGTTTTCGATTTTAGACTGCATAAACCACGTTACTGCAGCAATTGCTCCACTAAAACAACACACTTTAAATTCGTGTTGGAAATCGATCTGGCCTGAATGTGTCATTAATAGAAATGTAACCGAAATCAAGTCTATGTTATCGACAGAAATAATGGCATTAGCACATATCAACGGAGAAGGCTTTGACACTTTCAACGAAAATGACCTTGTCGAAATGATTGAAGACGAAACCATCAATGATAGTGACATTATCAGTAACTTGACAGATAATGCACAAAAACATGAAGAACCGGATTCTATGACAGCGGATAAAATATATGCAGGGATCCAGCTTTGTAACAAACTAGAAAagcattttcttaaaatagaCAACAATTCTGAAAGGAGtttgaaattccaaaaagaGCTTCGATTGTGTATATCTGGCTATCGTGACGTTTATAAGCAGCTGAGTAAACGCTCGTTGTCGCAAAAACTCATCACAGACTTTATGGtaacgaaaaataaatcaattgtATTATCTTAA